Proteins found in one Thalassomonas actiniarum genomic segment:
- a CDS encoding tryptophan halogenase family protein, protein MMSEHQAKSIVIVGGGTAGWMAANLMAKSWQHLGFNIRLIESPDIGIIGVGEGSTPQLKGFMDFLGIKESDWMGQCNATYKNGIEFVNWSTKPGFSRYFHPFPAQTDDYSAPGFFHNSYIRRKGISVEGHPDHFFLASYLAKHKLAPIPEFHFPFETNYGYHFDSALLGKFLAGKAEEFGVTHTRGTVAEVKLHVNGDIQSVITQAGETIAGDIFIDCTGFASLLLQQQLKVPFKSFGNNLFNDAAVVLPTEQTQQLGSQTISTALKHGWAWEIPLTNRNGNGYVYSSAYTSGDSAETELRAKLGLLDADVEARHLKMKVGRVEQHWHKNCVAVGLSQGFIEPLEATALHLVQETVQGFIDSYQKGNFSGQYQGEFNASVNARFEAVRDYIVGHYRINSRTDSQYWLDNANNNQLSASLVAILQCWMRGDNLSDELDRQKIDHYYPSISWHCLLAGYGLYPDSAQLKPGNEYANKYNIEQIADFISRCGLNFKPHRQRLAELSTG, encoded by the coding sequence ATGATGTCTGAACATCAGGCTAAATCAATTGTTATTGTCGGCGGCGGTACTGCCGGTTGGATGGCCGCTAATTTGATGGCGAAAAGCTGGCAACATCTGGGTTTTAATATTCGTTTAATCGAATCTCCGGATATCGGCATTATCGGTGTGGGTGAAGGTTCTACCCCCCAGCTTAAAGGCTTTATGGATTTTCTGGGAATTAAGGAAAGTGACTGGATGGGGCAATGTAATGCCACTTATAAAAATGGTATTGAGTTTGTCAATTGGTCGACTAAACCCGGATTTTCCCGATATTTCCATCCGTTTCCGGCGCAAACCGATGACTATAGCGCCCCGGGCTTTTTTCATAATAGTTATATCCGCCGTAAAGGCATCTCGGTTGAAGGACATCCAGATCACTTTTTTCTGGCCAGCTACCTGGCCAAACATAAATTAGCACCTATCCCGGAGTTTCATTTTCCTTTTGAAACCAATTATGGCTATCACTTTGATTCGGCCTTACTCGGTAAATTTTTGGCGGGAAAAGCCGAAGAGTTCGGCGTCACGCATACCCGGGGAACCGTTGCCGAGGTGAAGTTGCATGTTAACGGTGATATCCAAAGTGTGATCACACAAGCCGGTGAAACCATTGCCGGAGATATCTTTATTGACTGCACCGGATTTGCCAGTTTATTGCTGCAACAGCAGCTGAAAGTGCCGTTTAAAAGCTTTGGTAATAATCTCTTTAATGATGCCGCGGTCGTATTGCCGACAGAGCAAACGCAGCAGCTAGGTTCACAAACCATTTCCACTGCGCTAAAACATGGTTGGGCCTGGGAAATCCCGTTAACCAACCGTAACGGCAATGGTTATGTTTACAGTTCGGCTTATACCAGCGGCGATAGTGCCGAAACGGAATTAAGGGCCAAGCTTGGCTTGCTTGATGCTGACGTTGAGGCGCGCCACTTAAAAATGAAAGTTGGCCGGGTAGAGCAACACTGGCATAAAAACTGTGTTGCCGTCGGTTTATCCCAGGGCTTTATCGAGCCGTTGGAAGCCACCGCTTTGCATCTGGTGCAGGAAACAGTACAAGGCTTTATTGACAGCTACCAAAAAGGCAACTTTTCCGGCCAGTATCAGGGGGAGTTTAATGCCAGTGTCAATGCCCGCTTTGAGGCAGTGCGCGATTATATTGTCGGCCATTATCGTATTAACTCACGTACCGACAGTCAGTACTGGCTGGATAATGCCAATAACAACCAGCTTTCGGCGAGTCTGGTTGCTATTTTACAGTGTTGGATGCGGGGGGATAACCTCAGTGATGAACTGGATCGCCAGAAAATTGATCATTACTATCCATCGATATCCTGGCATTGCTTGCTGGCGGGCTATGGTTTGTATCCTGATAGCGCTCAGTTAAAGCCCGGTAATGAATATGCCAATAAGTATAATATCGAGCAGATCGCTGACTTTATCAGCCGTTGCGGATTGAACTTTAAACCTCACCGCCAAAGGCTGGCGGAGTTGAGCACGGGTTAA